GACTTGTCTTTGCGTGCGTCGCCAAGGATTACGGCCTTGCCTCCGCCGAGGTTGAGGCCGGCTACAGCGTTCTTGAAAGTCATTCCACGAGAGAGGCGCAGCACATCGTGCAGTGCGTCGGCCTCCTGGGCATAAGTCCACATACGGGTGCCTCCGGCTGCGGGTCCTAGGGTTGTGTCGTGGATGGCAATGATGGCACGCAGGCCGGTGGCCTTGTCGTGGCAGAATACGACTTGCTCGTGCTCATATTGAGCCGCTTGGTCGAATATTGAAAGGGCTTGCTGTTCTTTCACAACGGTTTGCATGGGCGATTGATGCTTTGAAAAATAAACTTACAACTCTTTGTTTCGCCCTGCAAGTTGTCTTGCCTCTTTCAGACGAAACCAATTGCAAAGATACCGCCTTGGTTTTAGAATAGTGCTATTTTTTGTAAAAAAAATTATATTCCAAATTTTATTTGCCAAAGCATATAATCTTTGTTCTATCGGCCTGATAGGATACCTAACCTACGGCGTTTGCAGGTCTTGGCTTTATTTACGATTTTTGCTGCCCGTCAGGGGCGCAACCCTAGTGTGTAGAGGGGTATGGAGGGAGTGTTTTTTTATGGTTTTTTTACAAATGTGCTTATGGCAAATAACTTACTGACTATCTCCGCCGATGGGCGGCCTGTATATCTTCACGAAGACCTCACGGTGCTTTGCCAAGCCTTCGATTGGGCGGCATATTCGCGCTGTTTTGTATTGGTAGATACCCATACGGCGACGCACTGTTATCCGTTTTTGCGCGAGATATTGCCTGCTGATCATCAGCTTATTAGTGTGCAGGCCGGAGAGCTTCACAAAACCCTAGACACCTGCCAGTACATTTGGCAGCGCCTCACTGCCGCCAAAGCCGACCGACGGGCGTTGTTGCTCAACCTAGGCGGTGGGGTATTGGGCGATATGGGCGGATTTTGTGCAGCGACTTACAAGCGTGGTATTGCTTTTGTACAAATGCCTACGACCTTGCTCTCTCAGGTAGATGCGAGTGTGGGTGGTAAGCTAGGCATCGATTTCGATGGCCTCAAAAACCATATTGGTTTGTTTGCCCACCCGGAGGCGGTATTGGTGAGTCCATTATTTTTGAAAACCCTGCCGGCCAACGAGCTGCGTTCGGGTTTTGCCGAAATCATCAAACACTGCCTGATTGCAGATGCGGCTGCCTGGGAGCGACTTCAAGCCCACACCGAGCTCGGCACACTCCCTTGGATGGAATTGATTGCTCACTCGGTGCGTATCAAGGCCGAAGTAGTGGCCCAAGACCCCCGCGAACAAGGCCTGCGCAAGATACTCAACTTTGGGCATACCATAGGCCACGCGCTCGAAACGCAGGCGCTACACAGCCCGCAGCCATTGCTCCACGGCGAGGCCGTCGCGATTGGGATGTGGGCCGAAGGGTTTGTTTCCAAACAGCGCGGTCTGCTGTCTGAGGAGGCTTTTGGGCAAGTCGATCAGGCGCTTCGTTGCTGGTATCCATCCCAGCAGCTCAGCGAAGAGGGTATCCGCCAGGCGCTCCCGCTGATGCTCCACGACAAGAAAAACAGCCGCCAAACGATTATGGCCACCTTGCTCGATGGTATCGGCAAGGCCATCTATGACCAGCCGCTGACGATAGAAGAAGCCCAGCAGGCGCTAGAGGCTTATGTAGCTTTGGGCAAATAAGTATGCTCCGGGTGGGGGCTGCGTCTTTTGCTCCCGCAGTGCTGGGTCAAAACAGCTGTGTCTGTATGCCTCCTTGTTCGAGATGGAGGAGGTATTCTTTGCGCCAAAGCTCGCCGGCATAACCAATGAGTTGACCTTGGCTACCGATTACACGATGGCAGGGGACAATCACCAACCAAGGGTTTTGTCCGTTGGCAGCGGCCACCGGGCGTACAGCCTTGGGCTTGCCTAGGGCGGCGGCTAGCTCGGCATAGGTACAGGTTTGCCCATAGGGAATTTCTTGAAGTGCGCCCCATACACGGATTTGTAGCGGAGTACCTTCTCCTCCTGCCAGCGGCACGGTAAAGCGCGTAAGCCGGTGGGCAAAATAAGCTTCCAGCTCCTGTGCCAATAGCTGCAACACAGGGTTTGAAACTGTATGCGGCGCTAATGGTGGCGTTTGGGGCTCGTCAAATCTAAGGGCTAAGAGGCTTGTATCATCAGCCTGAGCCAGCATCCAGCCAAGCGGAGTAGAGATATGCAGTTGTTCCATTGTGTTGTACTTGTTTTTCGGCGTAAATTGATACCAAGATGCAAAGTTTTCTCCGCCCGTGGCTGTGTCCACACAGGTATTTACGTACACACACAAAAATACAAAAGCCACCCCAAAGATTTGAGGTGGCTCGTTTTATTCAGATGGTTGAACTTACATAATCAATGCTTGCTGGGCGGCATCGACGGTAAGCGCTTCGGCATTCATCAAGGGGTCGATAAGCCCTTTGGTGCGAGGCAACACATATGCAAAGTAGTATTTCATCGTGTGGATTTTGCTCTCATAGAAGTGCAAGTCGTCGCCTTGAGGGTTCTTGGTTACGAGCGCTTCTTTGGCTACTGTACCTTGCTTGAGCCACTGCCAGCCTACGGTTACGAGTCCGAAAAGCTCCATATAAAGTGTGGCATCTTTCAAGAATAGCTCTACTTGGCCTTTCATCGCAAAGCCTACGAGGTGTTGCGTAACTTTTTGGAGCTCTTGAGCAGATTTTTCTAGTTGCTCTGCAAAAGGCTTCAGCTCGTTGTGGGTTTTGGCTGCTTGGATGTCCTTAGTTACTTCTTGGAAGAAGGCCATTGCGGCTTTACCGTTTTTCATGGTGATGTTACGGCCTAGTAGGGCGAGCGACTGGATGCCGGTAGTGCCTTCGTAGATAGTCGTGATGCGGATATCGCGGTATAGGCGCTCCAGCGGGAAGTCGGTGCAGTAACCACCACCACCAAACACCTGCATACTAGAGCTGACAGACTCCACGCCAAACTCTGTGGGGAAAGTTTTGATGACTGGCGTTAGGAAGTCAAGTAGGAGTTGGTAGCGCTCTTTCTCTTCGCCTTCGGTGGTCAGCTCGTAGTCAGCATATTTGGCTCCTTGTAGAATCAAGCTGATAGAACCTTCGACGATGGCTTTTTGGAAAAGCAGCATACGCTTCACGTCGGCGTGGTTGATGATCAGTGTTTGGGGGGCGTTTGGGTCTTGGCCTTTGATGTCGAGGCGCTGACCTTGTGGGCGCTCGTGTGCATATTGCAAAGCCTCATAATAAGCAGCTGAGGCGATGGCAGCACCAGTAACGCCTACTCCGATGCGGGCTTCGTTCATCATCTGGAACATTTGTGGCAGACCTCTGTGTTCTTCACCTACTAGCCAGCCGTAGCAGTTATCTTCGTCGCCTACTTGAATGTGTAGGGCGGGAGTACCTCTCTGCCCCATTTTGTGGAAGATACCGGCAGTTTTTACGTCATTGTCTACCAGCTGACCATTTTCGGGGCGGTATTTAGGGACTACAAATAGTGAGATACCTTTGGCTCCGGCGGGGCCGCCTTCGATTTTGGCTAGGTATAGGTGTACTACGTTTTCTACACCTTCATAATCGCCGGCAGAGATATAGATTTTTTGACCTTTGATTTTGTATTTGCCCGGCTCACCTGTAGGTGTTGCTACAGAGGTGATATAGTGTAGAGAGCTACCGGCCTGAGGCTCGGTCAAACACATTGTACCTTGCCACTCACCGCTAAACATCTTGGGCAGGTAGGTATCTTGTAGTTCTTTGTTGCCAAATGATACAATAAGGTTAGCTGCGCCGCTGGTCAAGCCGCTGAACATAGTCAGGGCGTTGTTGGCTGCGCTCATAATCAAACCTGAGGCGGTATTGACCGTTACGGGCAGTTGTGAGCCACCCATTTCGAGGGGGGCAAACACGCCGATAAGGCCTGATTCGCCCATCAGGCGGGTATATTCGTGTACTTTGGCGTGTACGGTTACTTTGTCGTTTTCAAGCTCGGCCTGAACGTGATCCATCTCTACGGCAATAGGAGCAGCCACATTGTCGGCGATTTGCTCCGTGCTTTCTAA
The nucleotide sequence above comes from Eisenibacter elegans DSM 3317. Encoded proteins:
- the aroB gene encoding 3-dehydroquinate synthase; its protein translation is MANNLLTISADGRPVYLHEDLTVLCQAFDWAAYSRCFVLVDTHTATHCYPFLREILPADHQLISVQAGELHKTLDTCQYIWQRLTAAKADRRALLLNLGGGVLGDMGGFCAATYKRGIAFVQMPTTLLSQVDASVGGKLGIDFDGLKNHIGLFAHPEAVLVSPLFLKTLPANELRSGFAEIIKHCLIADAAAWERLQAHTELGTLPWMELIAHSVRIKAEVVAQDPREQGLRKILNFGHTIGHALETQALHSPQPLLHGEAVAIGMWAEGFVSKQRGLLSEEAFGQVDQALRCWYPSQQLSEEGIRQALPLMLHDKKNSRQTIMATLLDGIGKAIYDQPLTIEEAQQALEAYVALGK
- a CDS encoding methylated-DNA--[protein]-cysteine S-methyltransferase, giving the protein MEQLHISTPLGWMLAQADDTSLLALRFDEPQTPPLAPHTVSNPVLQLLAQELEAYFAHRLTRFTVPLAGGEGTPLQIRVWGALQEIPYGQTCTYAELAAALGKPKAVRPVAAANGQNPWLVIVPCHRVIGSQGQLIGYAGELWRKEYLLHLEQGGIQTQLF
- a CDS encoding acyl-CoA dehydrogenase produces the protein MAKQNISKRNLQFMMKEVFNAAEVTSHPRFEHIDAEAIDMILESTEQIADNVAAPIAVEMDHVQAELENDKVTVHAKVHEYTRLMGESGLIGVFAPLEMGGSQLPVTVNTASGLIMSAANNALTMFSGLTSGAANLIVSFGNKELQDTYLPKMFSGEWQGTMCLTEPQAGSSLHYITSVATPTGEPGKYKIKGQKIYISAGDYEGVENVVHLYLAKIEGGPAGAKGISLFVVPKYRPENGQLVDNDVKTAGIFHKMGQRGTPALHIQVGDEDNCYGWLVGEEHRGLPQMFQMMNEARIGVGVTGAAIASAAYYEALQYAHERPQGQRLDIKGQDPNAPQTLIINHADVKRMLLFQKAIVEGSISLILQGAKYADYELTTEGEEKERYQLLLDFLTPVIKTFPTEFGVESVSSSMQVFGGGGYCTDFPLERLYRDIRITTIYEGTTGIQSLALLGRNITMKNGKAAMAFFQEVTKDIQAAKTHNELKPFAEQLEKSAQELQKVTQHLVGFAMKGQVELFLKDATLYMELFGLVTVGWQWLKQGTVAKEALVTKNPQGDDLHFYESKIHTMKYYFAYVLPRTKGLIDPLMNAEALTVDAAQQALIM